The stretch of DNA CGCCAATAATAAGGCATTGGACCATCAACAAACAATTGTTCTTCAGCACCACCTAAATAATTCATCACCGCATTGTGGGGACCATTCATACGGAAATTGACGTTCATCGTCCCATCCGCTTCTGGGCCCTGAGATTCAACATCCCATACGTAAACAGAATCATTATAGGGAGACTCTAGATTCACATCTTCTTTCGAATAAAGACGGGTATGAAAATGCAAGACACTGTCTACACACATCTCTGCGCACAAAAAATCTCTATCACCCATTCCTTCATAGTAATAGCACCCTTGAATATCTTCAAGTGATACCGCCTTATCGGGCGCCGTCGTAAATCCCTGATCCAAGAAAGAACACCCAGCCAAAAGCAACAGAGCCGTTGCAGCCAATAACATTTTCATAAAATGTCTCCTCGCACCCAAATCTAACAAATTAACATTCCCGCGTAAAGTAAAAAAATAGTCCCGCGAAATTATCGCAGGACTATTCAAATCGCGTTGTTTCCGGCTTATTGCACGTCACAACCGGCGCTCGGGTTGACCCAACCGTCTTCCGGAGGAGCCTCGCCCGCCTTCCAGCAATGGAGCGTATCGAGCACGTCGCCTTCCTTGAAAGTGGACCAGTCCGTCACCTTCTTGAAGTTGTTTTCTAGAGAGGTGTTGTATCGGCTCATGTAATGGTCAATCAAGTACTGCGGACATTCCACTTCTTCAATGTAGTAGGTCGGATTGTCTGCGGCCATGTACCAGTCGGCAAACCAGTGGCAACCGCGCAACAGGTTCGGGAGGCCGGCGTCGCCGAAGGCCGCGTCGCACATATCCTTGATGCAGGTCTGGTATGCGGCGAGAGTAGCGTCGTAACCGAGCTGGTTCTGGCATTCGGTCAGGAACCCGCCAAAGCCTGCGCCCCAGTTAAAGTCGCTGCCTTTTTTCACCTGAGTTGTAAGAGCGTCAAAGGCGCCCACGCCACCGCCCGGCACCATCAAGTCGAACTGACCTGCCGGAAGATTAGGATTGCCGCCAGCCACATCCATACCGATGTTAGAGGCCATCACAATCATGTGCTTGCCCTTGAGAGCCTTGTGGGTTTCCCTGGGCGGGTTGTTTTCCATCTCGTTCGCGAAGTGGCCATCGTACTGCAAGTGATAGCACTTGCCGCACTTGCTATCGGCAGTGCCTGCAACGTATGCATAGGCAAGAGTGTCGTTCACGGCAATCGGCGCCATGTCGGTGCAGGTGAACACGCCCTTTTCCTTTTCGTCACCGCAAGCGCTTCTGGTCCCGTTGTAACCGAACCAGGACTTCGTTACGTCACCCAAGGTAAAGGTGGGAACTTCGACATCGTGGATGTTGCAGTTACGCGCAGTGCCAAAGTCGGCAAGGAACGCCTCGTTGGAAGAAGTATCTGCACGGGTTTTATCGTTAGAGCTTTCCTTAAGCCAGGAACAATGCGGCTTACAGGCGTCCCAGTAGCGGGTATTCCAGCCACGTTTTGCCGTAGCGCTAATGTCCTTGGTGTATTCGGCCGGAGGCGCACCGTAAGATTCAAGAGTCGGGAACCCGTCGGGGCCCAGTTCCGGATCCGTATTCACGGAGCCGCTGCTTGCAACAGGGTCAGCGCCCGCACTCGACGTCGGATTCGTCGGATCAGTCGGGTTCGTGCCGCCCGCAGACGACGTCGGGTTCGTAGGATCGGTCGGATTCGTGCCGGCCGCGCTCGACGTCGGATTTTGCGTATTGCCAGGGTTCTGCGTGTTACCCGGATTGCTCGGGTCTGTCACTCCGCCCGAAGAATACGGATTGTCGACTACGCCCGTACCCGGGTCAACAGCCGAGTTCGGATCTGTAGCATTGTTCGAAGCGGCATCGTCACCGCAAGCGCAAATCATGGCAACCGCGCCTGCAGCAAGCATGGACTTAAACAGTTTACGTTTCATAAATCCTCGTTACGGGGCGACTAGTAAGACTTGGCCTTGTCAGCAGCTAGCTGATCCGGGTCGCAGTATTGTCCCTGTGCATCGGGAGTTCTGGAGCAGGCATCCGTGGTAATGAATTGTCCATCCCCTTTATAGTTGTCCCACTTGTCAGAGTAAAGGACATTGGTTTCAAGTTCCAGGCTGAGAGTCGTACGGTACTTATCCACCAAATACTGGGGGCATTCCACTTCTTCCCAAACAAAGGAAGGATTGTCCGCGGCCTCGAAGAATGTGGCAAGCCACTTGCAACCACGATTCAGGTGAGGCCATACAGTGGAGTCAAATACGGCCTCGCACTTTTCAATCACACATTCCTGGTATTGTTCCTTGGTCACTTGCCAGTAACCCAGTTTCTGCATGCAATAGCTCAAGACACCACCATTGTTGCTACCGAGGTCTTCCGGAGACTTGCCAATCTGCGTAGAGAGTGCGTTAAAGATACCAACACCACCACCAGGAACAAGCAGGTCGAACTGGGTGCTACTAGCATCAACATCATGACCGATATTGGAAGCCATGACGATCATATGCTTGCCCTTAAGTGCTAAGTGCGTGTCCTTTACATCCGGGCCACCATTTCCCATATTGCTGGTGCTGCCATCATACTGCAAGTGATAGCACTTACCGCAACCCTGGTTGCTGGGGCCAGCCACAAAGCCATAGGACAAAGTATCGTTCACCTTAATGGGAGCCATATCGGTACAAGTGAAGGAACCGCCAGCGCCAACTTCACAGGAGCTGGGCACACCTTCCATGCCCCACCAATAACGCTCCAGGCCCTTGCTCAATGTGAACGTGGGAATTTCAACGTCATGGATGTTGCAGTTCCTTACCGTGTAACCCGCAGCTGCATACGCGGCCTGACTGGAGGTATCCACATTATCCATCCAACTGCAGTGGGGCTTGCAGGAATCCCAATAGCGAGAGTTCCATCCCTTTTGGGTCGTGCCTGCCGCCAGGAGGTTCTTATAAGATGCAACAGGATACTTCTTGATGTCTTCTTCGGGGTTGCCGCTCGGCTTGACAGGTTCCACGCTGCTGGAGCTGGTTTCTACAGGTTCGGTGCCTGCGCTAGAAGTCGGGTCGGTCGGATCCGTCGGATTCGTGCCACCAGCAGAAGATGTCGGGTCCGTCGGGTTTGTGGCGCCCGCGCTAGAAGTCGGGTTCGTCGGATCGGTCGGGTCCGTGACGCCTGCAGAAGATGTCGGGTTTGTCGGATCGGTCGTCACAGACGAAGAACTAAACTTTTCGATGACGCCCGTTTGCGGGTCAACAGTTGCATTTGCCGAGCACATAGTAAGGTCGGCCAAATTGACATTCTGCGCAAGAGGAGCGCCGTTCAAATCCATCACGATACCGGCATCAAAGTAGCCAATTGCATTGCCGGCAAGATCGGTCACGTTACCGTCGGCATAAATGACCCAGTTGTTCAAAAGCCATGCATCGGCAGTTACGACAGCCTTCGCGCAGCCGTTATCGGCAATCGGAGTTGCAGGATTGCTCGAAGCGGAATCGTCGCCGCAAGCGCAAATCATGGCGACCGCACCGGCCGCAATCATGGACTTGAATAATTTACGTTTCATACATCCTCTTATTGTTTTTCAATTCTAAAAATAAATTCTGTTGCCCGATTTTCAAAGCAAAATCAAGTTACTAAATCATTATATGTTCCCTAAATGTACACAAAGAGCAAACCTGTGAGAAATACATCACAAAAAAAGGCCGCACTTGCGTGCAAGCCTTTTAAATTCTCTTGTTGTGGGAGGATTAGTCGCGGAACTTCACCTGCTTGGTGCCCTTCACGACTTCACCGATCTGCACCCACTTTTCGCCCTTGGCTTCGAGGTGAGCGGTGACTTCGGCTTTGTCCTTCGGGTCGATGAAGATGAGCATGCCCATACCCATGTTGAAGGTAGAGTACATTTCGTCCTTTTCGACAGAACCGGCCTGCTGGATGAGCTTGAAGATCATCGGAGGATCCCACGTGGTGCGGTCGATAATCACGTCGACATCGTCCGGCAAGATACGCGGAATGTTGCCCTGGTAGCCCGAACCCGTGATGTGGGCGAGGCCCTGAATGATCTTCTTGTTGCAAAGATCGATGAGGCTCGGATAGTAGCTGCGGTGCGGCACGGCGAGAGCTTCGCCAATGGACTTGTCCATGCCATCGACCATGGTGTCGACCTTGTAGCCGGCCACGTCGAAGAGCACCTTGCGAGCCAAGGAATAACCGTTTGTATGTAAACCGGTAGACGGGAGACCGAGAATGATGGTACCCGGCTTGATCTTCTTACCGTCAATGATGTTTTCGCGTTCCACGACACCCACGATGGTACCGGAAATATCGTAGTCACCCGGACCATAGAAGCCCGGCATTTCAGCAGTTTCACCACCGATCAGCACGAGATCGTTTTCGCGGCAGGCCTTGGCCATACCGGCAACGAGCTTGTCCATGACACCCGGTTCCAGGCGGCCCGTAGCCACGTAGTCCAGGAAGAACAGCGGACGTGCACCCTGCACCAGAATGTCGTCGCAGCAGTGGTTCACGATGTCTTGACCCGGGAGTTCGTGCGTGCCCATTTCAATGTCGACCTTGAGCTTGGTGCCCACGCCATCAACGGAACTCACGAGGACGGGGTCCTTCATGCCGAGATGGTTCAGCGTGAACAGGCCACCGAAGTTGCCCACGTCACCGAGAACGCCCTGGTTGAATGTAGTACGTACGGATTTCTTGACACCGACCATTGCTTCGTCGGCACGTGCCAAGGACACTCCTGCGTCTGCGTAATTCATCTTTTATCCTTTTGCCCAAGTCTTGGGCACGTGTTTAGCCCTTAGTGGGCATTTTGTTTTTCATCAATATTTCTGAGCGCATCCAGAATCAGGCTCGTGGTATCGGACATCTGGTTGATGTTCACGATATCGGGCATCAAGTGCGTATCGAGCTTGAAGAGCGTTTCGTCGCCCCAAGACAACATCTTTTCAAGAGCGTCTGGGCCTGCCAGTTTGCCGCACTTGGCACAGCAGATTCGGCCGTCCTGGAATGCGATAAAGCCTTTTTCGCCATTGCATTCGAACATGACCGTTCCAGTGACGCGGCTCTTTTCCATGGTCTGCGCAAAATCGATAAAGGGAAGCACCTTTGCAGAGGCCAAGAGCGAAAGCCTTTCGAATTCATCGAACGCCTTGTTCTTTGCACGCAGGCGGTCGGCGACCACCTTGTAAAGGTACACCATGATATTCGGGTTCTTGTCCAGGAACTTCACGAATTCGTCGCGCGGAATGTGGAGCACCGTGGCACCATCTTCGCTCGCGATAACCGTATTGCTCGTGGGTTCGTTACAAATGATGGACATTTCACCAAAGCACGCACCCGCATCGAGCAGGGCAAGCGTATTGTAATGGCCATCGGCCAGAATCTGACCGCAAATAAAAGCTCGGCCACTCTGCAACACGCAGAACGAATCCCCGACAGAACCACCGTTGATAATGATTTCCCCCGGCTCGTACTCGCGGATCTGCGCATTCAAAAGCAAATAGTCTGCACAGTCCCTGGGCACCTGCTGCAAAAAGGGTGTCCCAAGTTCATAGTTGGCTGCAATCCAGTCACCAATACCAGTATGAGTCTTCATGCCTTAAAAGATAAAAATATTGTGGTACCAGTCAAAACCCTTTCGGGTAGAATCGGCCCCATTTGTTGAGTTTTGTATACATAGACGCAAATTCGTAAGAATTTCGGCCGGGTATGCCACTGCGGATTCGAAAAAATCGTTCCCGCCACCGGCTCCCTTGATCGCGTCGTTCTGGTAAACGCGCTTTTCCTTGAACGCCTTGATAAACTTGACGCGGGGTTCGGCCATCAGCAAGTCCTCCACTGTCGCGAACATTCCCGGATTCACCCACACGTCGGCGCTGTCTGCCACCTGCAAGATTTCTTCGAGACTGAACTGCAAATCCTGATTCGTGTCCGCGGCCCACAAATAGCAACCGCCCGCATCCTTGATGAGGCGCGCGGTAAAGCTGTTGCCGCCCGGCGCATGCCATACGCCGCCGTAGCTCATGCCTACAAGAACGCGAGGACACGCCCAATTGTCATCCCGGGCTTGGTCCAGGATTTCCTTTATCGCAGCCTGCATATACGCATTCTTACTTTGTTCAAAAATCGAATCCGCAAGCGCCTCGACACCGAACAGACGCCCGAACAGCTTGATCCACTCGGCCTTCGCGAGCGGGCTCCGTTCCTGCCATTCCGACGTAAGCATCAGCGAAAGCCCGATGGCGCCAATGCGCTCGTAGTCGTCCATGCCGCCGCCAGTCGCAAAGTCGAACACCAGGTCCGGCTTTGTCGCCACCAGCTTTTCGAGCGAAAGCGTCGGCCCGTTACCGACCTCGGCCACTTCGCCCGCGGCGACGCGCGCATACAAAACGCTATCGACCAGGTAGCGCCCCTCGCCCACCGCCACAATGCGGTCGCGCAGCCCGAGGCGCAGCATGTAACCCACCTGCGACGACGAAAGCGCCACCACGCGTTTAAGCGGCTCGCCCAGCTTAAATCGCTTGATTAGGGTA from uncultured Fibrobacter sp. encodes:
- the purM gene encoding phosphoribosylformylglycinamidine cyclo-ligase; the protein is MNYADAGVSLARADEAMVGVKKSVRTTFNQGVLGDVGNFGGLFTLNHLGMKDPVLVSSVDGVGTKLKVDIEMGTHELPGQDIVNHCCDDILVQGARPLFFLDYVATGRLEPGVMDKLVAGMAKACRENDLVLIGGETAEMPGFYGPGDYDISGTIVGVVERENIIDGKKIKPGTIILGLPSTGLHTNGYSLARKVLFDVAGYKVDTMVDGMDKSIGEALAVPHRSYYPSLIDLCNKKIIQGLAHITGSGYQGNIPRILPDDVDVIIDRTTWDPPMIFKLIQQAGSVEKDEMYSTFNMGMGMLIFIDPKDKAEVTAHLEAKGEKWVQIGEVVKGTKQVKFRD
- a CDS encoding ABC transporter substrate-binding protein is translated as MVVSATFGLFMAFSAFGLSGCKNEAEGDKKTADCGELPSLEFSENLKIGKLCGEDFAEIRSIVGRDTLIKRFKLGEPLKRVVALSSSQVGYMLRLGLRDRIVAVGEGRYLVDSVLYARVAAGEVAEVGNGPTLSLEKLVATKPDLVFDFATGGGMDDYERIGAIGLSLMLTSEWQERSPLAKAEWIKLFGRLFGVEALADSIFEQSKNAYMQAAIKEILDQARDDNWACPRVLVGMSYGGVWHAPGGNSFTARLIKDAGGCYLWAADTNQDLQFSLEEILQVADSADVWVNPGMFATVEDLLMAEPRVKFIKAFKEKRVYQNDAIKGAGGGNDFFESAVAYPAEILTNLRLCIQNSTNGADSTRKGFDWYHNIFIF
- a CDS encoding glycosyl hydrolase family 5, with product MKRKLFKSMIAAGAVAMICACGDDSASSNPATPIADNGCAKAVVTADAWLLNNWVIYADGNVTDLAGNAIGYFDAGIVMDLNGAPLAQNVNLADLTMCSANATVDPQTGVIEKFSSSSVTTDPTNPTSSAGVTDPTDPTNPTSSAGATNPTDPTSSAGGTNPTDPTDPTSSAGTEPVETSSSSVEPVKPSGNPEEDIKKYPVASYKNLLAAGTTQKGWNSRYWDSCKPHCSWMDNVDTSSQAAYAAAGYTVRNCNIHDVEIPTFTLSKGLERYWWGMEGVPSSCEVGAGGSFTCTDMAPIKVNDTLSYGFVAGPSNQGCGKCYHLQYDGSTSNMGNGGPDVKDTHLALKGKHMIVMASNIGHDVDASSTQFDLLVPGGGVGIFNALSTQIGKSPEDLGSNNGGVLSYCMQKLGYWQVTKEQYQECVIEKCEAVFDSTVWPHLNRGCKWLATFFEAADNPSFVWEEVECPQYLVDKYRTTLSLELETNVLYSDKWDNYKGDGQFITTDACSRTPDAQGQYCDPDQLAADKAKSY
- a CDS encoding glycosyl hydrolase family 5; its protein translation is MKRKLFKSMLAAGAVAMICACGDDAASNNATDPNSAVDPGTGVVDNPYSSGGVTDPSNPGNTQNPGNTQNPTSSAAGTNPTDPTNPTSSAGGTNPTDPTNPTSSAGADPVASSGSVNTDPELGPDGFPTLESYGAPPAEYTKDISATAKRGWNTRYWDACKPHCSWLKESSNDKTRADTSSNEAFLADFGTARNCNIHDVEVPTFTLGDVTKSWFGYNGTRSACGDEKEKGVFTCTDMAPIAVNDTLAYAYVAGTADSKCGKCYHLQYDGHFANEMENNPPRETHKALKGKHMIVMASNIGMDVAGGNPNLPAGQFDLMVPGGGVGAFDALTTQVKKGSDFNWGAGFGGFLTECQNQLGYDATLAAYQTCIKDMCDAAFGDAGLPNLLRGCHWFADWYMAADNPTYYIEEVECPQYLIDHYMSRYNTSLENNFKKVTDWSTFKEGDVLDTLHCWKAGEAPPEDGWVNPSAGCDVQ
- a CDS encoding cyclic nucleotide-binding domain-containing protein; its protein translation is MKTHTGIGDWIAANYELGTPFLQQVPRDCADYLLLNAQIREYEPGEIIINGGSVGDSFCVLQSGRAFICGQILADGHYNTLALLDAGACFGEMSIICNEPTSNTVIASEDGATVLHIPRDEFVKFLDKNPNIMVYLYKVVADRLRAKNKAFDEFERLSLLASAKVLPFIDFAQTMEKSRVTGTVMFECNGEKGFIAFQDGRICCAKCGKLAGPDALEKMLSWGDETLFKLDTHLMPDIVNINQMSDTTSLILDALRNIDEKQNAH